In a single window of the Jaculus jaculus isolate mJacJac1 chromosome 9, mJacJac1.mat.Y.cur, whole genome shotgun sequence genome:
- the LOC123463381 gene encoding UPF0488 protein C8orf33 homolog translates to MALASVADGGRKTSEMPAAEASAPSAEAQARAEQLARKLAWCVEQLELGLQMQKPTAKQKEQATGAIRILRSERTPLPAKRQLMRSMFGDYRAQMEAEWQEALPALRAVAHSAPVQPVGEATRKKSQKVCRCRPAGGTKATLDKTNEEFRFNFF, encoded by the coding sequence ATGGCTCTGGCCTCTGTAGctgatggaggcaggaagacctcGGAGATGCCCGCTGCAGAGGCATCTGCACCCAGCGCGGAAGCCCAGGCAAGGGCGGAGCAGCTGGCCCGGAAGCTCGCCTGGTGCGTGGAGCAGCTGGAGCTGGGCCTCCAGATGCAGAAACCCACCGCTAAGCAGAAAGAGCAGGCTACTGGGGCAATCCGAATCCTGCGCAGTGAAAGAACCCCTTTGCCCGCGAAGAGACAGCTGATGCGCTCCATGTTTGGGGACTACAGGGCTCAGATGGAGGCcgagtggcaggaagccctcccGGCTTTAAGGGCTGTTGCCCACTCAGCCCCTGTACAGCCTGTAGGTGAGGCCACCAGAAAGAAGAGCCAAAAGGTCTGCAGATGTCGTCCAGCAGGAGGTACCAAGGCCACTCTGGACAAAACTAATGAAGAATTTAGATTCAATTTCTTTTAA